The Gemmata palustris genome includes a region encoding these proteins:
- a CDS encoding Gfo/Idh/MocA family protein, giving the protein MFDFTKQTPRIRCGMIGFGMIFDETYRPVFEQQNPLPFLASNHRSFAIQLSAVATRTGARTARYLASENGQRLRFENFFGPNAVTQLLASDVDAVCVATPDDRHFAAASDALRAQKHVLIEKPSVLSLTELDEITRLAAEKSVLAKVVYHKLADPDHKKLRTLYQDGTLQHVNNGYCSLLEPKSISGGQFAEWISGRNPATYVAVHYLKLIDFTFGPNWALNRISATGQRGIVGPADGPTWDSVQLQVVYRHPDARESAFDIHTSWVTPDNFPGYVEQEVQFRFDNAVWCAHQRKRGVELTVENRTPGELKNTPNYHYNGTFLEPWGERSQRGYGIEVIERFFQEVAFVEFGGPNEARDERLAQMRALAYNDIAADRNCVAVVQSLEAILARAVAGAPGCIVKVNGHAGGLALYEPGNATPLILYEGRV; this is encoded by the coding sequence ATGTTCGACTTCACAAAGCAAACGCCTCGGATTCGATGCGGGATGATCGGCTTCGGGATGATCTTCGACGAGACTTATCGTCCAGTTTTCGAGCAGCAAAATCCTCTACCCTTCTTGGCCAGCAATCATCGGTCGTTTGCAATTCAACTCAGCGCCGTCGCAACTCGAACTGGCGCTCGAACTGCACGTTATCTCGCATCCGAAAACGGTCAGCGATTGCGGTTCGAGAACTTCTTTGGTCCGAACGCGGTCACGCAACTTCTAGCCTCAGATGTCGATGCCGTCTGCGTCGCGACCCCAGATGACCGACACTTTGCGGCCGCAAGCGATGCACTTCGCGCCCAAAAACACGTCCTCATCGAAAAGCCGTCCGTTCTCTCGCTCACAGAACTCGATGAAATTACAAGACTCGCGGCCGAAAAGTCCGTGCTCGCTAAGGTCGTTTACCACAAACTTGCCGACCCCGACCACAAGAAACTTCGCACTCTTTACCAGGACGGAACACTTCAGCACGTCAATAACGGCTACTGCTCACTCTTGGAGCCGAAATCGATTAGCGGCGGCCAATTTGCCGAGTGGATTTCAGGCCGAAATCCGGCCACTTACGTTGCGGTTCATTACCTCAAACTGATCGATTTTACCTTCGGGCCGAACTGGGCGCTGAATCGCATTTCAGCAACCGGTCAGAGAGGAATCGTTGGACCCGCGGACGGCCCGACATGGGACTCGGTACAGCTCCAAGTTGTTTACAGGCATCCAGATGCGCGAGAGTCTGCGTTTGATATTCACACGAGTTGGGTCACGCCCGATAACTTTCCGGGCTACGTCGAGCAGGAAGTCCAGTTCCGCTTCGACAACGCGGTTTGGTGCGCCCACCAGCGCAAACGCGGCGTCGAACTCACCGTGGAAAATCGCACGCCGGGCGAACTCAAGAACACTCCGAACTATCACTACAACGGAACGTTTCTCGAACCGTGGGGAGAACGGTCTCAACGCGGCTACGGGATCGAAGTCATCGAGCGGTTCTTTCAAGAAGTCGCGTTCGTCGAGTTCGGCGGGCCAAACGAGGCGCGCGACGAGCGCCTCGCGCAAATGCGGGCACTCGCTTACAACGACATTGCAGCCGATCGGAACTGCGTCGCCGTTGTGCAGAGCCTCGAAGCGATCCTCGCACGGGCCGTCGCAGGTGCTCCGGGCTGCATTGTGAAAGTGAACGGTCACGCGGGCGGTCTCGCGCTCTACGAACCCGGCAACGCGACACCGCTCATTCTTTACGAAGGACGGGTTTAG
- a CDS encoding RNA 2'-phosphotransferase: MDEKKRIRLSKFVSKVLRHEPDSIGITLEPGGWVPIVDLLSGLTKAGTQTSREELNAVVANCEKQRFAFDETATKIRANQGHSTEVDLQLEEAEPPAELFHGTAHNTVPVILRDGLLKMARHHVHLSADTTTAAKVGQRHGKPVVLVVDTAKMRADGHIFYRSANGVWLVEHVAPEYLRVQ; this comes from the coding sequence GTGGACGAAAAGAAACGGATTCGCCTGAGCAAGTTCGTGTCAAAGGTGCTGCGCCATGAACCCGATTCGATCGGGATCACACTCGAACCCGGGGGTTGGGTACCCATAGTCGATCTGCTTTCTGGACTCACAAAGGCTGGTACTCAGACGTCGCGTGAAGAGTTAAACGCGGTTGTCGCAAACTGTGAAAAACAGCGTTTCGCGTTCGACGAGACCGCCACGAAGATTCGCGCCAACCAGGGGCACTCAACCGAAGTCGATCTGCAACTCGAAGAAGCCGAACCGCCCGCAGAACTATTTCACGGAACCGCGCACAACACGGTACCGGTGATACTGCGCGACGGCCTTCTCAAAATGGCCCGGCACCACGTCCACCTCTCCGCCGATACGACAACCGCTGCCAAAGTCGGACAGAGACACGGCAAGCCCGTCGTACTCGTAGTAGATACCGCAAAAATGCGGGCCGACGGGCACATTTTTTACCGCTCCGCAAACGGCGTGTGGCTTGTCGAACACGTCGCGCCAGAGTACCTTCGGGTGCAGTAA